ACTGGTTTGGATCTTTTGCCTGAATTAAAGAATCTATATCAGACAAATGGTGGATGTTTTAAGCGAGTTATTTCTGTTAATGGCTCATTATCCATGTCTGAAATACATCTCGTCGATCAATCTGAAGCTAACTCTAAGCCCACTGTTTTACAGCGCAGCGTACAGATTGCTTATATTGCCGTAGTTAAATCTATTCAACAGGATGATGAGCTGAATTATATTCGGGCGGGCTTTCACGGTGTACTGGCAATCGGTTGCCCCCTGGTGGCGCAGCTCTCTGCAATTGATAGGGTCGCCAAGGGTGAAATGCTTTACTCTATTCGAACATTGTCATCCTATATCATTGAGATAAAAGAGTTTGGCGGAGGTTTTGTGACCCGAAAACCGTCGTTGGACGTTACCATTAAAGAGCAAAAAGTGGTTGATTGCATATTCAAAGGAATGAGCAATACACAAATCGCCGAGTCGCTCAATATTTCACCTAATACCGTTAAGATGCATCTTCAAAATATTTATCGTAAGAATAAATTGAAGGGGCGTGTGCACCTCATTTCTTCATACTAATGCATTAATCCTTCGGGGTGTAATAAGGCTTTTATTTTTATCTTTGAGGGTAATAGAAGGGCATACGAATACGTGTGATAATTTCGCCGAATATTTGTTCTATTTATGTTTCAAGGAGTGATTCATGAAAAAGCGTAAGATAAAGGGTATGGCTGCAACCGAATATGTGCTGGTACTGGCTTTGGTGGCCATTGCTGCCATTGGTGTATACAGCTTCTTCGGTAAAACACTGCGTAACCAGGTAGCAGGTTTGGCGACTGAATTATCCGGTCGTGATGCTGCCGATAATATTAAAGCCTCCCAAGATGCCGCCGACGAT
This portion of the Shewanella amazonensis SB2B genome encodes:
- a CDS encoding Flp family type IVb pilin, which encodes MKKRKIKGMAATEYVLVLALVAIAAIGVYSFFGKTLRNQVAGLATELSGRDAADNIKASQDAADDGKDVADQNYNLGNYNEAANKSAASN
- a CDS encoding helix-turn-helix transcriptional regulator — translated: MDIKTEVSLKLVGTGLDLLPELKNLYQTNGGCFKRVISVNGSLSMSEIHLVDQSEANSKPTVLQRSVQIAYIAVVKSIQQDDELNYIRAGFHGVLAIGCPLVAQLSAIDRVAKGEMLYSIRTLSSYIIEIKEFGGGFVTRKPSLDVTIKEQKVVDCIFKGMSNTQIAESLNISPNTVKMHLQNIYRKNKLKGRVHLISSY